A single Acidimicrobiia bacterium DNA region contains:
- a CDS encoding SLC13 family permease codes for MTWEAWFTLAVVVLTIILLARDFTAPSAIVFGAVVALLVAGVLEPHEAFGGFGNPAPITVAALYVVAAGIERTGILNRIVDLVLGSGGGDRRTLTRLLVPTAAASAFLNNTPIVAMMVPPVSRWTQRMGRSVSRFLMPLSYAAMLGGMVTLIGTSTNVVVSGLLESAGMDPMGFFEISKIGLPVAIGGVALLVLLAPSILPDRRPARQDIEDVREFVVEMTVDTGGPLDGLSVAAADLRHLAGVFLAQVERAGETIAPVTPSTVLRGGDRLRFVGNAREVADVHDRAGITPEAQEHAVAIPTGQHAFFEAVIGDASPLVGASLKGIGFRQRYQAAVLAIHRAGQRVEGKLGEVRLKTGDTLLVLASPAFQDRWHGSNDFLLVSRFGGPEPARPKKIVPASLVGLAVVVAAGSGLLPILEASLLGAIAMVVFGVLSPNEARTAVDLDVIVVIAAAFGLGEAIGITGLAQRIADGLVAPAESLGPAALVLAVSLATLALTEAITNNAAAVLMFPVAVAAANDAGADPRAFAIVVALMASASFLTPIGYQTNTMVWGPGGYRFGDYARLGTPLTIYALAMVAVLAPVFWVI; via the coding sequence ATGACCTGGGAAGCCTGGTTCACGCTGGCAGTGGTGGTGCTGACAATCATCCTTCTGGCCCGTGACTTCACCGCGCCATCGGCGATCGTCTTCGGCGCCGTCGTTGCGTTGCTGGTAGCGGGTGTGCTGGAGCCCCACGAGGCCTTCGGCGGGTTCGGGAACCCCGCCCCGATAACGGTCGCCGCGTTGTACGTGGTGGCCGCCGGGATCGAACGCACCGGAATCCTCAACCGGATCGTCGACCTCGTCTTGGGTTCTGGTGGCGGTGATCGGCGGACCCTCACCCGTCTGCTGGTTCCCACGGCGGCCGCCTCGGCGTTCTTGAACAACACGCCGATCGTGGCGATGATGGTGCCACCGGTGAGCCGGTGGACCCAGCGGATGGGCCGGTCGGTCTCCCGGTTCCTGATGCCCCTTTCGTATGCGGCCATGCTCGGCGGAATGGTCACTCTGATCGGGACCTCGACCAATGTCGTGGTGTCGGGCCTCCTCGAGTCGGCGGGGATGGATCCGATGGGATTCTTCGAGATCTCGAAGATCGGGCTCCCGGTGGCAATCGGAGGGGTCGCCCTTCTGGTTCTCCTGGCGCCGAGCATCCTCCCCGACCGGCGTCCGGCGCGCCAGGACATCGAGGATGTGCGGGAGTTCGTCGTCGAGATGACCGTCGATACCGGTGGTCCGCTCGACGGGCTCTCGGTGGCCGCCGCCGACCTGCGCCACCTGGCGGGAGTGTTCCTCGCTCAGGTAGAGCGTGCCGGCGAGACGATCGCCCCGGTTACGCCGAGCACGGTTCTGCGCGGCGGTGACCGGCTCCGGTTCGTGGGCAACGCCCGCGAGGTCGCCGACGTGCACGACCGCGCCGGGATCACCCCGGAAGCCCAGGAGCATGCGGTGGCCATCCCCACCGGCCAGCACGCCTTCTTCGAAGCAGTGATCGGTGACGCCTCTCCGCTCGTCGGGGCATCACTCAAGGGAATCGGATTCCGCCAGCGATACCAGGCAGCCGTTCTTGCCATCCATCGGGCGGGCCAGCGGGTGGAGGGGAAGCTGGGAGAGGTGCGGCTCAAGACTGGAGACACGCTGCTGGTGCTGGCATCGCCGGCATTTCAGGATCGTTGGCACGGGAGCAACGACTTCCTGCTTGTTTCACGATTCGGCGGTCCCGAGCCCGCTCGGCCCAAGAAGATCGTGCCGGCGAGCCTCGTGGGCCTGGCGGTCGTGGTGGCTGCCGGGTCCGGGCTTCTCCCGATCCTGGAGGCGTCGCTGCTCGGAGCGATCGCGATGGTGGTGTTCGGGGTGCTCAGCCCCAACGAAGCGCGGACCGCGGTCGACCTGGACGTGATCGTCGTGATCGCCGCTGCCTTCGGGCTGGGGGAGGCCATCGGCATCACCGGCCTGGCTCAGCGAATCGCCGACGGTCTGGTGGCTCCGGCAGAGAGCTTGGGCCCGGCCGCGCTGGTCCTGGCGGTCTCCCTGGCGACGCTGGCGTTGACCGAGGCCATCACCAACAACGCGGCGGCCGTGCTGATGTTCCCGGTGGCAGTGGCCGCAGCCAACGACGCAGGCGCCGACCCGCGCGCCTTCGCCATCGTGGTGGCCCTCATGGCCTCAGCGTCGTTCCTCACCCCGATCGGTTATCAAACGAACACCATGGTGTGGGGCCCGGGCGGGTACCGCTTCGGCGACTACGCCAGGCTGGGCACCCCGCTGACGATCTACGCCCTTGCCATGGTGGCGGTGCTGGCTCCGGTGTTCTGGGTCATCTGA
- a CDS encoding TlpA disulfide reductase family protein, giving the protein MIDSPQPAGPDPLAPHEPAPEPRRRGPRWPLGALTLVAAAFVVIGIAFFGGDDQSGPTIPTIGGAPTGDEAPDFAVDLIAGGRFRLSDHLESDGRPVILNLWASWCGPCREEMPALDAVAAANPEVFLIGVAVDDDPTAARNFAAEIGVSYALAVDEDDAVGARYPSPGLPATFFVDGDGQLVRIVYGGVTQDQVQDLIDSLFG; this is encoded by the coding sequence GTGATCGATTCTCCCCAGCCTGCCGGCCCCGACCCGCTCGCACCCCACGAACCCGCTCCCGAGCCGCGGCGGCGAGGGCCGCGCTGGCCGCTGGGGGCACTCACGCTGGTGGCTGCGGCGTTCGTCGTGATCGGCATCGCCTTCTTCGGGGGCGACGATCAGTCCGGTCCGACGATCCCGACGATCGGGGGCGCTCCCACCGGAGACGAAGCACCGGATTTCGCCGTCGATCTGATCGCCGGCGGCCGCTTCCGGCTCAGCGACCACCTGGAGAGCGACGGGCGCCCGGTGATCCTCAACCTGTGGGCATCGTGGTGCGGTCCGTGCCGCGAGGAGATGCCCGCGCTCGACGCGGTGGCCGCCGCCAATCCAGAGGTGTTCCTGATCGGGGTCGCGGTGGACGACGACCCCACCGCCGCCCGCAACTTTGCCGCCGAGATCGGCGTGTCGTACGCACTGGCGGTCGACGAAGATGACGCGGTCGGGGCCCGCTACCCCTCTCCGGGGCTTCCTGCCACCTTCTTCGTCGACGGGGACGGCCAATTGGTCCGCATCGTGTACGGCGGGGTGACGCAGGATCAGGTTCAGGACCTGATCGACTCGTTGTTCGGATAG